A portion of the Nitrospira defluvii genome contains these proteins:
- the iscU gene encoding Fe-S cluster assembly scaffold IscU — translation MAYSEKVVDHFNNPRNMGSFKKEEDGVGTGIVGAPECGDVMKLQIKVQNDTIVDAKFKTFGCGSAIASSSLATEWLKGKTVEEAGKIKNTDIVQELNLPPVKIHCSVLAEDAIKAALADYQKKAESK, via the coding sequence ATGGCCTACAGCGAAAAAGTCGTCGACCATTTCAACAATCCCCGCAATATGGGCAGCTTCAAGAAGGAAGAAGACGGAGTCGGTACAGGTATCGTGGGCGCCCCCGAGTGCGGCGATGTCATGAAGCTCCAAATCAAGGTGCAAAACGACACGATTGTGGACGCGAAGTTCAAAACCTTCGGATGCGGTTCCGCGATCGCCAGTTCCAGCCTGGCCACCGAGTGGCTGAAAGGCAAAACGGTGGAGGAAGCCGGCAAGATCAAGAACACCGATATCGTCCAGGAACTCAATCTGCCCCCGGTGAAAATCCACTGTTCGGTATTGGCAGAGGATGCCATTAAGGCGGCCCTCGCCGACTATCAAAAGAAAGCCGAATCGAAGTAA
- the hscB gene encoding Fe-S protein assembly co-chaperone HscB — protein MDEHTHNTGDRRELRMARSMCWHCQSEMAGEYFCDRCVKVQPVSKDLDYFTCFGLPRRLVIDTNVLETKFYELSRAFHPDFYQNKSDAEQTISLGNSAMLNTAYRTLRDPIQRAEYLLDLEAGAVKDIRTTPPADLFEEILELQDTLDEFRGSDRASAHASTLRTKLHADRTALEQRQREMEAQLLQLFGRWDALQDRGEATEQVRAERNHLLKDMRNILSNRTYVKNIVNDLVETIA, from the coding sequence ATGGACGAACATACTCATAACACCGGAGACCGGCGCGAACTCCGAATGGCTCGCAGCATGTGCTGGCATTGCCAATCCGAAATGGCGGGGGAATATTTTTGCGACCGATGCGTCAAGGTACAACCGGTCTCGAAAGATCTCGACTATTTCACCTGCTTTGGGCTACCCCGGCGCTTGGTCATCGACACGAACGTCTTGGAAACCAAGTTCTACGAATTGAGCCGCGCTTTTCACCCTGATTTTTACCAAAACAAGAGCGATGCAGAGCAGACGATCAGCCTCGGAAACTCGGCGATGCTCAACACCGCGTACCGCACTCTGCGAGATCCGATTCAACGCGCCGAATATCTGCTGGACCTTGAGGCCGGTGCGGTGAAGGATATCCGAACCACGCCCCCCGCCGACCTGTTTGAGGAAATCCTCGAATTGCAGGATACGCTCGACGAATTTCGGGGGAGCGATCGCGCCTCTGCACATGCGTCTACACTCCGGACTAAACTCCACGCTGATCGGACAGCACTGGAACAACGCCAACGTGAGATGGAAGCCCAACTCCTTCAGCTGTTCGGCCGGTGGGATGCACTACAGGACCGCGGCGAAGCCACTGAGCAAGTCAGAGCCGAGCGTAACCACTTACTCAAAGACATGCGCAACATCCTGTCCAACCGTACCTATGTCAAAAATATCGTGAACGACCTCGTCGAAACCATCGCCTAA
- a CDS encoding IscS subfamily cysteine desulfurase, producing the protein MKFPIYLDNHATTPMDPRVLESMLPYFIEKFGNAASRNHAFGWEAEEGVETARKQIAKLIHADAKEIVFTSGATESNNLALKGVVEMYHEKGDHIITSSTEHRAVLDTAKTLEAKRGVKVTYLPVDKFGMVNPEDVRNAITDKTILISVMFANNEIGTINPIKEIGKIAKEKGILFHCDATQGVGKVPVDVQDMGIDLMSFSAHKIYGPKGVGALYVRKKNPRVRIAAQMDGGGHERGMRSGTLPVPLIVGFGKACELCEQEMGADATRLSAMRDRLHATITNALEEVYLNGHPTERLPHNLNISFAYVEGESLLMGCKEIALSSGSACTSATLEPSYVLRALGVGAELAHSSIRFGLGRFTLDEEVDYAAKKIIETVTKLREMSPLYEMAKEGIDLKTVQWAAH; encoded by the coding sequence ATGAAGTTCCCGATCTACCTGGATAACCATGCGACCACCCCGATGGACCCTCGGGTGTTGGAATCAATGCTGCCCTATTTCATAGAAAAGTTCGGGAACGCCGCCAGCCGGAACCACGCGTTCGGATGGGAGGCTGAAGAGGGTGTGGAAACCGCGCGTAAACAGATCGCCAAGTTGATTCATGCGGACGCCAAAGAAATCGTCTTCACGAGTGGCGCCACCGAATCCAACAACCTAGCCCTCAAAGGCGTGGTGGAGATGTACCACGAGAAGGGCGACCACATCATCACCTCGTCGACCGAACATCGCGCGGTGCTGGATACGGCCAAAACGCTGGAAGCCAAGCGCGGCGTCAAGGTGACCTACCTCCCCGTCGACAAGTTCGGCATGGTGAATCCGGAGGACGTCCGGAACGCGATCACCGACAAGACCATTCTCATATCCGTCATGTTCGCGAATAACGAAATCGGAACGATCAACCCAATTAAGGAAATCGGAAAGATCGCAAAAGAAAAGGGCATCCTCTTCCACTGCGATGCGACGCAGGGCGTGGGAAAGGTCCCGGTCGACGTGCAGGACATGGGCATCGACCTGATGTCCTTCAGCGCGCATAAGATTTATGGGCCTAAGGGCGTCGGCGCGCTCTACGTCAGAAAAAAGAATCCTCGGGTGCGTATCGCCGCTCAAATGGATGGCGGCGGACATGAACGCGGCATGCGGTCAGGAACGCTCCCGGTGCCTTTGATCGTGGGGTTCGGGAAGGCTTGTGAACTGTGCGAACAGGAAATGGGGGCCGACGCGACGCGACTCTCCGCCATGCGTGACCGGCTACATGCAACCATTACCAACGCGCTTGAGGAGGTCTACTTGAACGGTCATCCGACGGAACGCCTCCCGCACAACCTGAACATTTCGTTTGCCTATGTCGAGGGAGAGTCGTTGCTGATGGGCTGTAAAGAAATCGCCCTCTCTTCCGGCTCGGCCTGCACATCGGCGACACTGGAACCGTCCTATGTCTTGCGCGCCTTGGGAGTCGGAGCGGAACTAGCGCACTCCTCTATCAGGTTCGGACTGGGACGTTTCACCCTCGACGAGGAAGTTGACTATGCCGCGAAGAAGATTATCGAAACCGTGACCAAGCTGCGCGAAATGTCGCCGCTCTATGAAATGGCCAAAGAAGGCATCGACCTGAAAACCGTGCAATGGGCAGCGCATTAA
- a CDS encoding HesB/IscA family protein, with protein MDVTTNTDAQAPVITLSDAALKEVKRLINVQGIDEGGLRLGVKGGGCSGLSYTINFDEKIGQYDQVYEFDGVKVIVDAKSAIYLQGTQLDFQKDLMGGNFKFVNPNANKTCGCGESFSA; from the coding sequence ATGGATGTCACCACGAATACCGATGCCCAAGCCCCGGTGATTACGCTGAGCGATGCCGCCCTCAAGGAAGTGAAACGCCTCATCAATGTCCAAGGCATTGATGAAGGGGGCCTCCGCCTGGGCGTCAAAGGCGGCGGCTGTTCCGGACTGAGCTACACCATCAACTTCGATGAAAAAATCGGCCAGTACGACCAGGTGTACGAATTCGACGGCGTGAAGGTCATCGTGGATGCCAAAAGCGCCATCTATCTGCAAGGGACTCAATTGGACTTCCAGAAAGACCTGATGGGCGGGAATTTCAAATTCGTCAACCCCAACGCCAACAAGACCTGCGGCTGCGGAGAATCCTTCTCGGCTTAA